In Bradyrhizobium sp. 200, the sequence CCGGTGGATCAGCTCGATGCGCTCCATGGGACCGGCGAAGATCACGCTGTGATCGCCGGTGACGGTGCCGCCGCGCAGCGCGGCAAAGCCGATGTCGCCCGGCCGGCGCGCGCCGGTATGGCCGTCGCGGCCGCGCGCGGAACGCGCGTGCAGGTCGACGCCGCGGCCGGCGGCGGCGGCCTCACCGAGCAGGAAGGCAGTGCCCGACGGCGCGTCGATCTTGGCCTTGTGGTGCATTTCGACGATTTCAATGTCGAAGGTTTCGTCCAGCGACTGCGCGACGCGCTTGACCAGGGCTGCGAGCAGATTGACGCCGAGGCTCATATTGCCTGATTGCACCACCACCGCTCGGGAAGTCACGCTCTTGATCACGGCCATGTCGGAGGCCGATAGCCCGGTGGTTCCGACGATGT encodes:
- the dapB gene encoding 4-hydroxy-tetrahydrodipicolinate reductase — translated: MADMRLIVAGAGGRMGRALVRVLSETPGAVLTGALEAPGSELLGKDAGVLAGLPENGVKLSADLWTLSANADGILDFTVPAATIANVAIAAERGLVHIVGTTGLSASDMAVIKSVTSRAVVVQSGNMSLGVNLLAALVKRVAQSLDETFDIEIVEMHHKAKIDAPSGTAFLLGEAAAAGRGVDLHARSARGRDGHTGARRPGDIGFAALRGGTVTGDHSVIFAGPMERIELIHRAEDRTMFAQGAVKAALWAHGRKPGFYTMTDVLGLADF